The proteins below are encoded in one region of Legionella antarctica:
- the lolA gene encoding outer membrane lipoprotein chaperone LolA, whose product MKKIFLSLLLACSGGVFGQTSGELLQTKLNSIRAMTADFKQVVKAKQREVSRSSGTMALEIPGRFRWQTKQPMEQLVVADGKKMWVYDVDLEQVTVKKQEKGLGGTAALFLSGYDDTVARDFDVTQRDEGKTITFNLKSKSSKANFQRIKLIFIADNLTGLELHDQLGQITTVKLNQIKSNPKLAKKLFQFKPPKGVDIVKQ is encoded by the coding sequence ATGAAAAAAATATTTTTGAGTTTGCTATTGGCCTGTTCTGGTGGTGTATTTGGTCAAACCTCTGGTGAACTATTGCAGACAAAACTTAATTCAATAAGAGCCATGACCGCTGATTTTAAACAAGTGGTTAAAGCAAAACAACGTGAAGTATCGCGCTCGTCAGGTACGATGGCATTAGAAATACCAGGTCGTTTTCGTTGGCAAACCAAACAGCCCATGGAACAATTAGTGGTGGCTGATGGAAAAAAAATGTGGGTTTATGATGTTGATTTAGAACAGGTTACGGTAAAAAAACAGGAAAAAGGTTTAGGTGGAACAGCTGCTTTATTTTTAAGTGGTTATGATGACACAGTGGCTAGAGATTTTGATGTAACTCAACGGGACGAAGGAAAAACAATTACCTTTAATCTGAAATCAAAGTCATCTAAAGCTAATTTTCAGCGCATCAAGCTTATATTTATTGCAGATAATTTAACTGGCCTGGAGTTGCATGATCAACTGGGTCAAATTACCACAGTAAAATTAAATCAAATCAAATCAAATCCCAAACTGGCTAAAAAATTGTTTCAGTTTAAGCCACCGAAAGGGGTCGACATAGTAAAACAATGA
- a CDS encoding replication-associated recombination protein A: MSLFKKDPIPPLAEFLRPKHIDEVIGQNHLLGEGKPLRLSFVGRKLHSMILWGPPGVGKTTIARLTAEAFDCEWIALSAVFSGVKEIRAAMEMAQNNLTYGKQTILFIDEIHRFNKAQQDALLPYTESGLITFIGATTENPSFEVNSALLSRAQVYVLKSLTDEELNQLFQRAQREVLSDLQFDEEALEIIIACSDGDARRLLNLLEQVKTACTAMQVPRVTKELVNNALAPNARRFDKGGDHFYDQISALHKSVRGSDPDAALYWLCRMLDGGVDPHYLARRIVRMSWEDIGLADPRGMQIANEAASTYERLGSPEGELALAQAVIYLAIAAKSNAGYKAFNQVMDFVKKDKSREVPIHLRNAPTRLMKQLGHGHEYRYAHDEPHGYAAGESYLPEGISDPGWYQPVNRGLEKKIAEKLAFLRTLDKEQ; this comes from the coding sequence ATGAGCTTATTTAAAAAAGATCCTATTCCTCCTTTAGCTGAATTTCTAAGACCTAAACATATTGATGAGGTGATAGGTCAAAATCATTTATTGGGGGAAGGTAAACCATTACGGCTTAGTTTTGTGGGGCGCAAGCTGCATTCAATGATTCTTTGGGGGCCTCCAGGAGTTGGGAAAACCACTATAGCCCGATTAACTGCAGAAGCTTTTGATTGTGAATGGATAGCTTTATCTGCCGTTTTCTCAGGAGTGAAAGAGATACGTGCTGCGATGGAAATGGCTCAGAATAATTTAACTTATGGAAAACAAACTATATTGTTTATCGATGAAATTCATCGCTTTAATAAAGCACAGCAAGATGCTTTATTACCTTATACAGAATCTGGTCTGATTACTTTTATCGGAGCTACCACCGAAAATCCCTCTTTTGAAGTTAACTCTGCATTATTATCTCGTGCTCAAGTCTATGTTTTAAAGTCATTGACCGATGAGGAATTAAATCAACTATTTCAGAGGGCACAAAGGGAGGTGCTCTCCGATCTTCAATTTGATGAAGAGGCTCTGGAAATCATCATTGCCTGTTCTGATGGAGATGCCAGGAGACTACTCAATTTATTAGAGCAAGTAAAAACCGCATGCACTGCAATGCAGGTACCCCGTGTTACTAAAGAGTTGGTAAATAATGCTTTAGCCCCCAATGCCAGACGATTTGATAAGGGAGGCGATCATTTTTATGATCAAATTTCTGCCTTACATAAATCCGTACGCGGATCTGATCCTGATGCCGCTCTTTATTGGTTATGTCGTATGTTGGATGGCGGGGTTGACCCGCATTATTTGGCCAGACGCATTGTAAGAATGTCCTGGGAGGATATCGGGTTAGCTGACCCAAGAGGAATGCAAATTGCTAATGAGGCGGCTTCAACCTATGAGCGACTTGGTTCCCCAGAGGGTGAACTGGCATTGGCACAGGCTGTTATCTATCTTGCTATTGCTGCTAAAAGTAATGCGGGTTATAAGGCGTTTAATCAGGTGATGGACTTTGTTAAAAAAGATAAATCCAGAGAGGTGCCCATTCATCTGCGTAATGCACCTACACGTTTAATGAAACAATTAGGACATGGTCATGAGTATCGTTATGCTCATGATGAACCGCATGGCTATGCAGCCGGGGAGTCTTATCTACCCGAAGGAATTTCAGATCCTGGCTGGTATCAACCAGTAAACCGCGGCTTAGAAAAAAAAATCGCAGAAAAGCTCGCTTTTTTAAGAACATTAGATAAGGAACAGTAA
- a CDS encoding DNA translocase FtsK, translating into MAKQHSGKQAGTPQKTMPNFIIRRLTEGSFILILSSALFVLLSLFTYQVSDPGWSHASRSGVRIANSGGQVGAYLADALFFTFGYFAYLLPVVVVYVAWAILKDYHSLKTIDKSVLVLRTIGFILMISGGCGLLSLEAQIKALNSIHSAGGIIGQAVSNGWYQMLNLHGATLLLLAMLLVGITWLTGLSWVRAIELIGFYTLWGFNRAYTLLKKGFQSGNAGIEYYKSRAQVPSVIPEQTAENAALRLLKARKEKEKERTTPVLIAESEAKPEAIKPSKESKEIRPPKLNSSGLNTSGTLPGLSLLDKGQPGKPMGGYTHQELENVSRDVEQHLLDFGIQADVVAVHPGPVVTRFELQLAAGVKVSKLTALAKDLARSLSVISVRVVEVIPGKTVVGLELPNQSREVVRLSDVLSADVYQQAHSPLTLALGVDIAGHPMVVDLAKMPHLLVAGTTGSGKSVGINAMILSILFKATPEQVRLIMVDPKMLELSVYDGIPHLLTPVVTDMKEAASALRWCVEEMERRYKLMASLGVRNLAGYNTKVAEGIASGEPLVNPLWKPVDSMDETAPELQALPYVVVVIDELADMMMVVGKKVEQLIARIAQKARAAGIHMILATQRPSVDVLTGLIKSNIPTRISFQVSSKIDSRTILDQQGAEQLLGHGDMLYLAPGSGAPLRVHGAFVDDKEVHRIADDWRARGAPDYIDDILKLTADGEGGFDEDGQSTAEDDDPLYDQAVEFVVQTRKASISSVQRRLKIGYNRAARMVEEMERTGIVGPLDGGYRDVLVTSVTEE; encoded by the coding sequence ATGGCAAAACAACATTCGGGAAAACAGGCTGGTACTCCCCAAAAAACCATGCCCAATTTCATTATAAGACGCTTAACCGAAGGCAGTTTTATATTAATTTTATCAAGTGCTCTTTTTGTGCTGTTGTCTTTATTTACCTATCAGGTAAGTGATCCGGGCTGGTCTCATGCCTCACGTTCCGGGGTTAGAATTGCTAACTCTGGTGGGCAAGTGGGGGCTTATCTTGCTGATGCGCTCTTTTTTACCTTTGGGTACTTTGCCTATTTGTTGCCTGTTGTTGTGGTTTATGTGGCATGGGCTATTTTGAAGGATTATCATTCGTTAAAAACGATTGATAAATCTGTATTAGTACTCAGGACAATAGGTTTTATCCTGATGATTTCCGGGGGCTGCGGTTTATTGAGCTTGGAAGCGCAAATTAAGGCGCTGAATTCAATTCACAGTGCTGGTGGAATTATTGGTCAGGCAGTAAGCAACGGATGGTATCAAATGCTTAATTTACATGGTGCGACTTTACTTTTATTAGCGATGCTTTTAGTCGGTATCACTTGGTTAACCGGCCTGTCGTGGGTAAGGGCTATCGAATTAATCGGTTTTTATACTCTTTGGGGATTCAACAGAGCCTATACACTTTTGAAAAAAGGGTTTCAGTCAGGTAATGCAGGAATAGAGTATTATAAGTCTCGTGCGCAAGTTCCCTCAGTGATTCCAGAACAGACCGCGGAGAACGCTGCTCTGAGATTATTGAAAGCTAGAAAAGAAAAGGAAAAAGAAAGGACGACTCCTGTCCTAATCGCTGAAAGTGAAGCAAAACCCGAAGCAATAAAACCATCAAAAGAATCTAAAGAAATTCGTCCTCCCAAATTAAATAGCTCTGGATTAAATACTTCAGGGACCTTGCCAGGCTTAAGTTTGTTGGATAAGGGGCAGCCAGGAAAGCCAATGGGAGGCTATACGCATCAAGAGCTGGAAAACGTGTCCCGTGATGTAGAGCAGCATTTATTGGATTTTGGGATCCAGGCTGATGTTGTGGCCGTTCATCCAGGGCCTGTGGTTACTCGATTTGAATTGCAGTTAGCAGCGGGGGTTAAAGTGAGCAAACTTACTGCTTTGGCTAAAGATTTGGCTCGCTCTTTATCAGTTATTTCTGTTCGAGTTGTTGAAGTAATTCCTGGAAAAACAGTAGTTGGACTCGAATTACCTAACCAGTCTCGCGAAGTTGTACGTTTGTCAGATGTTTTATCTGCTGATGTGTACCAACAGGCTCACTCCCCATTAACCCTGGCTTTGGGCGTAGATATTGCTGGTCATCCAATGGTTGTTGATTTAGCTAAAATGCCTCATTTGCTGGTAGCTGGAACTACTGGATCCGGCAAGTCAGTGGGCATCAATGCTATGATTCTAAGCATCCTGTTTAAGGCTACTCCCGAGCAGGTTCGTTTGATCATGGTTGATCCTAAAATGCTTGAATTATCCGTTTATGATGGTATTCCGCATTTATTAACTCCTGTAGTCACTGATATGAAAGAAGCAGCCAGTGCTCTGCGTTGGTGTGTCGAAGAGATGGAAAGAAGATACAAATTGATGGCTTCATTGGGAGTAAGGAATCTAGCCGGTTATAATACTAAAGTAGCGGAAGGAATAGCCAGTGGAGAACCTTTGGTTAATCCTCTTTGGAAACCAGTTGACTCCATGGATGAAACTGCTCCAGAACTTCAAGCTTTACCCTATGTTGTAGTCGTGATCGATGAGCTTGCAGATATGATGATGGTGGTTGGCAAGAAAGTTGAGCAGTTAATTGCCCGTATCGCACAAAAGGCCAGAGCAGCAGGAATTCATATGATATTAGCAACGCAAAGACCTTCGGTGGACGTGCTGACCGGCCTTATTAAATCGAATATTCCAACCCGTATTTCCTTTCAGGTCTCCTCAAAAATCGATTCGCGAACTATACTTGACCAACAAGGTGCTGAGCAGCTTCTTGGACATGGCGATATGTTGTATTTGGCCCCAGGTAGTGGTGCTCCTTTGCGTGTTCATGGCGCTTTCGTTGATGATAAAGAAGTACATAGAATTGCTGATGATTGGCGAGCCAGGGGGGCACCAGATTATATTGATGATATCTTAAAATTGACAGCTGATGGTGAGGGTGGTTTTGATGAAGACGGGCAATCAACGGCTGAAGATGATGATCCGCTCTATGATCAGGCAGTGGAGTTTGTTGTCCAGACACGCAAGGCAAGTATTTCCTCCGTCCAAAGACGTTTGAAAATTGGTTATAATCGTGCTGCAAGAATGGTGGAAGAAATGGAGCGGACAGGAATTGTTGGACCTTTAGACGGTGGTTATAGAGATGTTTTAGTCACTTCAGTAACTGAGGAATAA
- the trxB gene encoding thioredoxin-disulfide reductase has translation MSTSNHHRLIILGSGPAGYTAAVYAARANLNPVLITGMQPGGQLTTTTEVDNWPGDIEGLQGPALMDRMQKHAERFDTQIIFDHIVKANLAQAPFILQGDSEIYTCDALIIATGASARYLGLESESAYQGRGVSACATCDGFFYRNKDVCVIGGGNTAVEEALYLSNIASTVTLVHRRDSLRAEKILQDKLFEKEKNGNIKIIWNYTLDEVLGDGKKVTGASIRNVNNDAKEELALDGVFIAIGHTPNTVLFNDQLLMKDGYITIKSGLEGMATSTSIPGVFACGDVADHVYRQAITSAGFGCMAALDAEKYLDSKVV, from the coding sequence ATGAGTACAAGCAATCACCACCGCTTAATCATACTTGGTTCTGGTCCAGCAGGTTACACCGCCGCAGTCTATGCCGCAAGAGCTAATCTTAATCCGGTCTTAATCACCGGTATGCAACCCGGTGGTCAATTAACAACAACCACAGAGGTAGACAACTGGCCTGGGGATATTGAAGGCCTGCAAGGCCCCGCTCTTATGGACCGGATGCAAAAGCATGCGGAACGCTTTGATACCCAAATCATTTTTGATCATATTGTCAAAGCTAACTTAGCGCAAGCACCATTCATACTGCAGGGGGATAGCGAAATCTATACTTGTGATGCTTTAATTATTGCGACTGGCGCATCAGCACGCTATTTGGGGTTAGAGTCTGAATCAGCATATCAAGGTCGGGGCGTTTCAGCCTGTGCGACTTGTGACGGCTTCTTTTATCGCAATAAAGACGTATGTGTCATTGGCGGCGGCAATACTGCAGTTGAAGAAGCGCTTTATTTGTCTAATATTGCTTCCACAGTGACTTTAGTGCATCGAAGAGACAGTTTACGAGCCGAAAAAATTCTCCAAGATAAACTTTTTGAAAAAGAAAAAAATGGCAATATCAAAATAATCTGGAATTATACACTTGATGAAGTTTTAGGAGATGGAAAAAAAGTGACTGGTGCTTCTATCCGCAATGTGAATAATGATGCTAAAGAAGAGTTAGCACTAGATGGGGTATTTATAGCCATTGGCCACACGCCTAATACTGTATTATTTAACGATCAGTTATTAATGAAGGATGGATACATTACTATTAAATCAGGACTTGAAGGCATGGCCACCAGTACCTCAATCCCTGGAGTATTTGCCTGTGGGGACGTTGCAGATCATGTATATCGTCAAGCAATAACTTCGGCAGGCTTCGGATGCATGGCGGCACTCGATGCAGAGAAATATTTGGACTCAAAAGTAGTTTAA